From the genome of Natrinema marinum:
GCGAGACGTAGGGACTGACGAGGACGGTGTAGCCGGAGAGGCCGACGAACAGCAGGATGATCGCCGTCGCGGCGGTCCAGGTAATCTCGAGGGCGGGGTCCTCGGTGGTCGGCTGCGGGTCGTCGTTGTCGTGGAATTTGACGGCCGCGTAGACTAGAATGAGCAGGACGAACAGAGTAAGGGGAAGCGCGACGTAGAGCAACTGATACTCGAGGTCGTCGATGAGTTCTCGGTTCACCGACTGTGCGGCGACGGAGCCGGATAGCGCGAGGAGACTCAGGAGGGCTGTGAGAGTGAGCGTCTCGATCGTGCGTCGACGGCGACCCATTGGCGGGGGTTCGAGGGCCGCGCTGATATACGGCAGCCATTGATCGTTGAACTGTCACGAGTACGTATCGGTTCTAGGGGCCGTATTCTACGGGCAGACGTGTCGAGGACGATGACAATCTGTATGTTGTCAGTTCATATTTATTTGGGGCGGTGATGAGTCCACCGCTATGCACGGCGGCGAGCGGTGCGGTCGATCGATCGGAGGTGGCGGGTGACGATGAACCGCGCCCTCGTGGAGGTATCGTTGTTCGGTGTCGTCGCCATCAGTTGCCTGCTGACGGTGGTACTCGCGCGGCGATTGCGTGCTGAGCCGTCGCCGGATGGCGGATATGCCGTCGGTCGCGACCGTCGATTTACGCTCGCCGACGCCAGGGCGGCCGCGGTTCGCTGGACGACGACGACGAATCACCGAGAAATCGGGCTGCTCTACATCGCGTTCGGGACCGTCGCGGCGCTATGGGGCGGGATCGACGCGATGATGATGCGGACGCATCTGCTGACGCCAGAGGCGAACCTCTGGACGGAACAGACGTACAACGAACTCTTCACGATGCACGGGCTGACGATGCTGATTTTCTTCGTTACGCCGGTGTTTTTCGGGATCGGGAACTACTTCCTCCCGCTGTTGATCGGGGCCGACGATATGGCGTTTCCGCGGCTCAACGCCGTCGGCTTCTGGATGCTGCCGCCCTCGCTCTTGCTCGCCCGTCTGGGAATCGTCGCCGAGGTAACGGGCAAGGTACTCGCGCTGGTGGTTCCGGCCGACCTGTTGACCGCGCTGTTCGCGTTGCGCGAGCCGGCGATCGGCTGGTACCTCTATCCGCCGCTGTCACTGGCTCCGAATCCGCAGACGAATTTCCTCCTGCTCGGACTCCACTTGAGTGGCATCGCTACCACGATCGGTGCGCTCAACTTCATCACGACGGTGATCTACGAGCGCGACGAGTCGATCGGCTGGGCGAACCTCGACATCTTCTCGTGGAACATGCTCGTCACCAGCGCGATCGTCATCTTTGCGTTCCCGCTGCTCGGGACCGCTGTGCTCATGTTGTTGTTCGACCGGAACTTCGGGACGACGTTTTTCGCAGTCGAGGGCGGTGGCCCGATCCTCTGGCAGCACCTCTTTTGGTTCTGGGGTCATCCGGAGGTGTACATCATTTTCTTGCCCGCGACGGGCCTGATGAGTCTGATCTTGCCGAAGTTCGTTGGCCGCAAGCTGTTCGGGTTCAAGTTCATCGTCTACTCGACGATCGCGATCGGCGTCCTCTCGTTCAGCGTCTGGGCCCACCACATGTTCGTGACCGGCGTCGACCCGCGCGTCCGAGCGAGTTTCATGGCGACGTCGGTGGCCATCGCCGTTCCGAGCGCGATCAAAGTGTTCAACTGGATCACCACGATGTGGAACGGCGACGTTCGACTCGCCGCGCCGACGATCCTCTGTGTCGGTTCGATCGGCCTGTTCATCGTCGGCGGCGTCACCGGCATCTTCCTCGCGGTGATCCCCGTCGACATCATGTACCACGGGACCTACTACGTCGTCGGCCACTTCCACCTCATCCTCATGGGGATCATCCCCCTGATGATGTTCGCCGCGAGTTACTACTGGTATCCGCTGCTCACCGGCCGGATGTACGACCGCCGGCTCGCGCTCTTTCAGTCGTCGCTGCTGGTGGCCGGTTCCGCGCTGACGTTCATGACGCTGATGGCGCTCGGGTTCCTCGAGCTGCCCCGTCGCTGGGCGACTTATCCGCCGCGATACTCGGCGTTGCAAGTGGTCGCGACCGTCGGGGCGTTCATCATCGGCATCAGCGTTCTGATGTGGCTGTACAACATGCTCTGGTCGTACTTTCAGGGGGCGCCGGTCGAGACCGCGGATCCCTGGGACCTCAAAGCGACCCAGCAGTTCACGCCGGAGTGGCAGTGGTTCGAAGACCGCCTCGAGC
Proteins encoded in this window:
- a CDS encoding DUF6789 family protein, with the protein product MNRALVEVSLFGVVAISCLLTVVLARRLRAEPSPDGGYAVGRDRRFTLADARAAAVRWTTTTNHREIGLLYIAFGTVAALWGGIDAMMMRTHLLTPEANLWTEQTYNELFTMHGLTMLIFFVTPVFFGIGNYFLPLLIGADDMAFPRLNAVGFWMLPPSLLLARLGIVAEVTGKVLALVVPADLLTALFALREPAIGWYLYPPLSLAPNPQTNFLLLGLHLSGIATTIGALNFITTVIYERDESIGWANLDIFSWNMLVTSAIVIFAFPLLGTAVLMLLFDRNFGTTFFAVEGGGPILWQHLFWFWGHPEVYIIFLPATGLMSLILPKFVGRKLFGFKFIVYSTIAIGVLSFSVWAHHMFVTGVDPRVRASFMATSVAIAVPSAIKVFNWITTMWNGDVRLAAPTILCVGSIGLFIVGGVTGIFLAVIPVDIMYHGTYYVVGHFHLILMGIIPLMMFAASYYWYPLLTGRMYDRRLALFQSSLLVAGSALTFMTLMALGFLELPRRWATYPPRYSALQVVATVGAFIIGISVLMWLYNMLWSYFQGAPVETADPWDLKATQQFTPEWQWFEDRLERERGIPPSEPEEVRPSYVPARDERPPSLSGRIVPVARTVANDAGAGATGGFVGTMLMSGVLFAAVILGAFDLASFANLATLVGLPASVALGYGLFLVGGMTVWALLFLSLGEYLPGELTLVTGLWYATVIASGFAIAFYTGQSGLELVAYLVFVLLAHWLYGLGLAGTIAYLGGRQRRRSMGETE